In the Deltaproteobacteria bacterium genome, TGGGCAGAACCGCGTTTTTGGGGTCAGAAAGCTCGCCGACGTAAAGCTCCCTTTCGATCTCAAGGCCGATCATGAGGAAAAAGACCGCCATCAGCCCGTCGTTTATCCAGTGAACTATGCTGTATGAAAGAACCTTTCCTCCGGCCACGAATCCGGCCTTTGCCTGCCAGAAGCCGGTGTAGGCGTCTCCGAAAAGGGAGTTGGCGGCAACCAGTGAAAAAATGGTGCAGAAAATGAGTATCAATCCGCCGGAACTCTCTGATTCCTGAAAATCCCGGCACTGATCGGACATATTGGTGGTCATGGCCGACTCGTATGTTCCTTTCATACTTCACACGGGCTTTTTGGCGGTTACGAGAATGTAAAGGTACGGGTTTACGCCAAGGGTCATTTCAACAAAGCGGAAAAAGATGTCTATGAACGTCAGCATGAAGCCCGGATAGTCCTTTATGAGCGTTTTCCGGTGCGCGCCGATCCTTTTGCGCCAGTGCGAGAGCATCCCGAAGGTTTCCCTGGAAATATCCGTGATTTCAATATCCTCAAAACCGGCCCTTTCCAGGCTTTTGCGCCAGTCTTCAGGGGAATACATCTCCGGGGCCGCCATCATGGGACGCGCCAGGAGGCGCGAAAATGTCCGCACAGGCGAAATTCGCCCTCCATCCAGCACTATGTCTGCAACCGAAAAGGCCCCGCCGGGTTTCAGCACCCGGTGCGCCTCCATGGCGAAGGCGGCCTTATCCGGGTAGTGGAAGGCGGTTTCTATGGCGTAGAGTCCGTCGAAATTTTTATCCGGCAGGGGGATTTTGCAGGCGTCTCCGTGCCGGAAACCCACCCTCTTGGACAAGCCCTGGCCGGTCTTTCGCGCATTGGCTTTTTCCACGTGGGCCGGGGTGATGTTGATGCCGGTTATTGTTACATCGGGGTTTTCTGTTGCCAAAAGGCAGGCCGGGCCGCCTATGCCGCAGCCCACATCCAGCCAGCGGCCTGTTTTTGGGAGGCTTTTTGCCGTGAACCGCACAAGATCGCGCTGGGCCTCGGCCAGATCAGCCTTCCTGGGGTTTTCCGCGTAGCCGATGCTTAAAATCCCGGAGTCCTCGCTCATG is a window encoding:
- a CDS encoding methyltransferase domain-containing protein encodes the protein MGKIGEAAGFFASHAMPGKAHQKVVAYYRLFESLFETMSEDSGILSIGYAENPRKADLAEAQRDLVRFTAKSLPKTGRWLDVGCGIGGPACLLATENPDVTITGINITPAHVEKANARKTGQGLSKRVGFRHGDACKIPLPDKNFDGLYAIETAFHYPDKAAFAMEAHRVLKPGGAFSVADIVLDGGRISPVRTFSRLLARPMMAAPEMYSPEDWRKSLERAGFEDIEITDISRETFGMLSHWRKRIGAHRKTLIKDYPGFMLTFIDIFFRFVEMTLGVNPYLYILVTAKKPV